One window of Puntigrus tetrazona isolate hp1 chromosome 14, ASM1883169v1, whole genome shotgun sequence genomic DNA carries:
- the LOC122357201 gene encoding ras-related protein Rab-33B-like: MADIESSFEFSSSLTSSSLPPPRTRIFKIIVIGDSGVGKTCLTYRFCAGKFPDKTEATIGVDFREKVIEIDGEKIKVQLWDTAGQERFRKSMVQHYYRNVHAVVFVYDVTNAASFRSLPAWIEECRQHALGQEVPRILVGNKCDLRHAAQVSTDVAQQFADAHSMPLFETSAKNPYGNDDGGRNNSDHVEAIFMTVAHKLKSQKPLVLSQPPFGSGDTVTLRRQDEEDRGSWGCGCWRS; encoded by the exons ATGGCAGATATCGAGTCCTCGTTTGAGTTTAGCTCGTCTTTGACCAGCTCTTCGCTGCCTCCACCTCGGACTCGAATCTTTAAGATCATCGTTATAGGAGACTCTGGAGTTGGCAAGACTTGCCTCACCTATAGATTCTGTGCGGGCAAGTTTCCAGACAAGACTGAGGCCACTATCGGGGTGGATTTTCGGGAGAAGGTTATTGAAATAGACGGCGAGAAAATCAAG GTCCAGTTGTGGGACACCGCAGGCCAGGAGCGCTTCCGAAAGAGTATGGTGCAGCACTACTACCGCAACGTCCACGCTGTGGTGTTTGTCTACGACGTCACCAATGCTGCTAGTTTCCGAAGTCTACCGGCATGGATCGAGGAATGCCGTCAGCATGCCTTGGGCCAAGAGGTGCCTAGAATCTTGGTCGGCAACAAATGTGACCTGCGTCACGCCGCTCAAGTAAGTACCGACGTAGCGCAGCAGTTTGCCGATGCACACTCAATGCCTCTATTTGAGACCTCTGCCAAGAACCCCTATGGAAACGATGACGGCGGTCGGAATAATAGTGACCACGTGGAGGCCATTTTTATGACGGTTGCCCACAAGCTGAAATCTCAGAAGCCGCTGGTGTTAAGCCAACCGCCGTTTGGATCTGGAGATACGGTCACTCTCAGGAGGCAGGACGAGGAGGACAGGGGAAGTTGGGGCTGCGGATGTTGGAGGAGCTAA
- the LOC122357518 gene encoding malate synthase, glyoxysomal-like, with the protein MGLKSPAQGLQIDFDDGNCPTYLNQIKGIYNVYQAVHNQFQDVPPISQAPVLMLRPRAWNMVEHNMMVNGREVPGPLFDFGLLMFHNAKLLLQNQSGPFFYLSKVESYMEDLA; encoded by the exons ATGGGACTCAAATCTCCTGCCCAAGGTTTACAG ATTGATTTTGATGATGGAAATTGCCCAACATACCTCAATCAAATAAAgggtatttataatgtttatcaGGCTGTGCACAACCAGTTTCAGG ATGTACCACCAATTTCTCAGGCTCCAGTGCTGATGCTCCGTCCTCGAGCATGGAACATGGTGGAGCACAACATGATG GTGAATGGTCGAGAGGTTCCAGGTCCACTGTTTGATTTTGGCTTGCTGATGTTTCATAATGCAAAACTACTTCTTCAAAACCAGAGTGGCCCTTTTTTCTACTTGTCCAAG GTTGAGAGCTACATGGAG GATTTGGCTTAA